A stretch of DNA from Perca fluviatilis chromosome 15, GENO_Pfluv_1.0, whole genome shotgun sequence:
TTTGCTCAGCCTCCTTGAAATGTAGGTCCGCAGCTCAGGTTCCGCCTCTGATGGCAGGCTGCTGTCAATCAGTGTCAGGCTGTGGGCAGAGAAGAATGTCAGCATGGATATGAGCAGCCAGGGAAGGCAATGAAGAAATTGGAATCCACGCAAGTCAATGGAGATCAGATGGAGAAAGCTGATGAGCATTAGCCACACaaccaacacaacacacacaactgagTCACATAGCTGTAACTTGCCAACTCCACTTGACACATGGAATTGGAGACACattaagcagcagcagcacagcaaTGACCAATCAGAACAAAATCACAAATGAAAACAGCATTGATTCCATGTTGATTGGATGTCCTGTCTGTTGCAGCCCGTGGATACACCAATGTACAACAGTGAAAGCCAAAGACAAATGACCACTGAGAGCAACGAGAAGGTAGGCGGATATCTCCTTTGTTACCTAAAGTCATCCTGACTTGTTGTGGAGTCTGTTCGTCTCTGGTTCCACGCCACATTTGCCCCAGAAGCCTCAGATCTAAGACAATTGACAGTGTACTCATCACCTAGTTAGTTTGTAATGTATACATCTGGTTTTACCTTCACGTGTCCGCAGTTTTGGGACTACAGAAACTCAAAAGGGCTTTAGGAGTAGGGAagaatcatagactgtataacaattaaaacaataatacaCAAAGAAACACTCATTAAGCACCAGGGAGCTGGTTgtattctgaaaaaaaaaaggagtagaAATAGTGTgatgtcctgtagggttacaatAGTTTTAGAATTAGGGTAACTAAGCTACTGTGAATATATactccaacaaaaaaaataatataaaagtaTGAAATGATGACATAGTAATATCAATAATCAATTGCAAAACTGAAAATGTCCATTAGTTATATTAGAGACAGAAGTTGTAACAGAGCTGTCATCTCACAGAAAACAGAAACTAGGAAGGGTAATATGGACGATTACCTTGTGCCTTGATAAAGATAGATGGTGTAGTAGCAGTTCAGCTGAATTTTCTGGCTGTATCCAGCAATTTCCTCGCTGTCAAAGTCATCTCTCTCTTCCACGTCAATTGACTCCTGGAAGGACGAGGTTTGGGAGGTAAACATGATCCTACTGCTGCACGGAGCAAGCTAGCAGCCggctaaaatgacagaaaacaaTGACGTATTTATATTGTTTAGCTGTGCTATGTTAGTAGACGGGTGTTATTGACGCTGGGATCTCCGGTTGATATTACGATTGTAACATCGCATATGTAACTGCAGCAGTAGTGTCAAAGGTATCCAGTCGTCGTTTATGTGCCTTGTACGCATGCGCGGTCCTCTGTGTCCGACCATAATAGTGTCCGACCGTGAGTACCGGTATCTCTGTTACTGGGCACGTTTCGTTCCTGAAGGTCTAGCGTTTAGTGTTGTTTATTACGAAGCGTTTGTCTTTAAATTGGCTGTGTAAATATTAGGTTAGTTTTATACTTATCAATTAAATTGTTAGCTTGCAATGGTATGAATTGTGAAtctatgtagctaacgttagcctaaagTCATCCAGCTAGCTAGTACATTTGCAATattgtagctagctaacgttagagctGGTTGGCTGAAAGAAATATGGTAAAAGTGGTTGTAGCGTGGGTTCGAATGTCCATTTAATAACGTTAGTAGTAAAAGCAAACAAAGGATTATAGTACAACTGAATATTCCAATATACTTTCCTTAAACCAATATAGTTTTGGACCACCCGATGGCGCCTTGAGGCCGCAGTGTGTTGTGGGGACTtgagaccagaccagaccattgacatataggACCAGACCCGACGCCATCTTCAATATCCCCAGTTGTTCTCTTCTGGTCGGTGTGTTAGCTGGTTTACTTCACTGAATTAACGTTAGTATTACAGAAATCAtgggaagaaagaagaaaaagcaaaTGAAGCCTTGGTGCTGGTATCCTTTTCCATATTTAGCTAGTGTTATGACGTAATATTGGTCATATCAAGACCTGTGTCTGTATTAGACAGCCATATCCTCTGTTTACTaaagttaagctaacgttaaggtTAACTGTATGTTAACATACGCTTCTTAACGTtgtaataataacattaataacagCTGTATAACGTTAGCACGCTCACAATTATGTTGCCAGCATGTCAGATGATTTTAACCTTGTCGTTGTTGCTTTAGTTGAATGGTCAGTTCGGAAGGAAATACCATGACAGAATATTAAGTCAGGCGTTGTCGGTTTCTGATATCCTGTAATGTGTTGTTAGCAAGCACGGAGTTTTTGAGTAAACAAATGTACGACACGTCCAgctgtgaaatagtattataatTATCGAGTTTTTGAGAAGGGTTTCCTAAATCTTAATTTCAGGTACTGCAACAGAGATTTTGATGATGAAAAGATTCTCATTCAGCATCAGAAGGCCAAACATTTCAAGTGCCACATCTGTCATAAAAAGCTGTACACTGGCCCTGGGCTTGCAATCCACTGTATGCAGGTGAGGAAACGATAATGAGAACCATCTtcataaaatcaaataaaagtCGTTGATTGTATAGGAAAAGTACCTCACTTTATCATATGTATCATAGGTTCATAAAGAGACCATTGATGGAGTCCCCAATGCAATACCTGGAAGAACTGATATTGAGCTGGAAATCTATGGCATGGAGGGTATTCCCGAAAAAGACAtggaagagagaagaagagtgCTAGAACAAAAGAACCAAGGTATTGGCGGCAACATATTTTAATGAACTTATTGTTATGGTCTATTCTAGAGACTTATTATGCTCTTCCCTTTTTTCAGAGACtcaaaagaaaaagcagaacCAGGATGACTCTGATGAGTATGATGAAGATGACGAGCCTGGTCCCTCCTTCCAGCAGCCTGCTGCAGGCCAGCCACAGGCAGGCTGCATACCCCCTATGACCCAGCCTGGCATGCCTCCTGGCTCTGCTGCTTCAGGGATACCACCAGGCAGCTACTCAggtaagaaaacaaaaaaaaggtgacTTTACTGCAACTGCAATTAGTTAAATATAGAGCTTTTCATAAACACACTGTTTTTGTATCATGCTGTTTACAATGTAAGTCCAACATTTAACATCAAAGCCATTGCTGACATGGTTTACCATGGTGCTGTATATTCTTTCAATTTCCCCTATCTGCTCTGCTTCAGGCTGTTCTTTTTACAGCTACACATGAGACTATATTCAGACAGATAGATGTTTTTGAAGCACATTGattgcattgcattttttttaaatgtttccaaATCTCTTGATAGTCATAGTTTGATCAAGGTTTAAATAACTATAAATGCGTTTTTAATACTGTGATTAAATTAAGAATTCTCCCTTTTTTAATATAGCCATGCTCACATGTCCTAAAATATTAATTACATGCAATTTAAACTTTACATTCAGGTATTGTTTATGTCATGTTAAAATAGGATTGTTGATGTTAACAAAAGCATGcttaatataaaatacataaactgtTTTGGGACATGGTATCCCACTTGAGTTTAATTAATCTCTTTGTTTTAGGAATTCCCCCAATGATGCCAGGTGTGCCACCAATGATGCCAGGAATGCCCCCCGTAATGCCAGGAATGCCTCCAGGgtaaatgtttattaataaaGTTTTTAGTTTCCTATTAATCCAGTCCTCATTATATCTTGATATTTTAAACAAGGGGATTTTCCCTCATGTATTTAGGATGATACCAATGGGTGGGATGATGCCTCCAGGTCCAGGGATGCCACCAATGATGCCAGGTGTGCCACCAGGTAACGCGCTGCGTAATTCCTTGATGtcaaattattaatttaaaattatttcATAAATGAAAGTTTGTAAATATTGTTGTAACACTGCTGTGGTGAGGCTTTACTTGTTACCTTATGTAATGTACTTGTTCTGCTGGTCTCAGGCATGCCTCCTCCTGTGGGCCACCGTCCAGGCATCACACACATGGCTCAGGCAAATATGCTGACTAGACCTGCTGTCCCTGCTGCCACTGTCCCCTCAGGCCAGCCTGATGTAACAAAGCCTCTTTTTCCCATTGCTGGACAGGTAAAATCTTTATGACACCACTTTTTACCACTTTGTTTAACACTTTTAATCTCCCTCAGCACTTTGATGGGGCAGAACAATACCTTCTCCTGTAGAATAAGGGATGTTTGAGCTCACACAGGCTGATAAAAAAGAGAATTTACCCAGCAATTCTTTTAAATGaagaattattttatttacatttctatTCTTTACTCTTTTCCTGTGCTGCAGATGGGCAGTCGTGTTGCAAGTACAAGTGCAGGCTCATCCAGTGCAGACTCTCAGTCTGCCTCCCCTAAAGCTCTGTTCCCTGTCACGTCACAAGTATGCAGCTTTCTGTCTGCTCTACTCTGACAACCTGCAGCTTTACAAGTGGCATGCACACAATTGTGTATAGTTTGCTTGCTGTGATGTACTTGAGCAGATTAGTTCTATTTTATTTGCCAAAGCAAGAAATTATGAAATCCAACCATGTGTGGGGTagaaaatacttttactttttttaaatgtacagcAACATGCCTTTTGTTTGCTTTTGCTAAAAATCTGCATTGATAGAATATGACTGAAACATTTGTTTAATCACCTCAACAAAATCAGAAAATGGAGAATTATGCAGATTTGTAAATTGGGCTTCTTATTTCTGAACTGCTATAGGGCAGTATAGCACAGCATGCTCTCAGTATGAGGAAATATATTCAACTTTAGTCATACTTTATAGGGTTACTCTCCCATGTGTGAAACAAAAGTGTTGTTAACATGTTACAGAGATAACTAAGGGCTtcttcacacctgtagttcgttTGCTCTGGTCTGAATCAGTTGATgcgtttgtaaacttggagcgtTTCCCCCTTGGTTCGGTTTTGtttcacacagagaaaaatgCATCAGGAAGACGGTCCTGCGTTCTGGACTGGTGGATATTTTTCGCATTATcatgtatttattaaaataattttccAGAGATTGTTTCACGAGCAACGTTGCTACGTCAACTTTGCTCACCGAGTcttcgctctgctctgccggcgtctgtctccaactttagcggCACCTGGTTTGACCAGGAAGATATGAGTAGCGTCGAGCTTGACCGCAGTATGTTTCTTGCGTGTACTGTTGCTAGGTTGTAATTTCCACTCAAGAATTTTAGGGTTTGCATTTGAACACAGTCTCCGTACTGTCCAGCTGCCAATATCAAAATGTTGACATGTTCATCTAGGCCGCTTTTAATTAGTTATTAGCGTTAAGTGGCAGTGAGTGACATGCTGACTTTTTTTGCCCCAGTTTTTACCTCTCGAGCTACTGCTCAACCCTTTGATTGGTGGAGGTTGTACCTGCAGCCTGAAAGGAAGACCTGCTTGCActatttaacagtttttttcgattgctaaacgacagtggtcaactgaagccacatgtgccaaactctaaccacagtctgcattaccaacagtcacctgagctcaacagttcacatcacctgcaaaaacacaacacaactcttcacacgtctcaaaacaggctcagtgcagtgAAACACTTTGAACAATCCTAACCGAGACAACacacagagtaaaaacactagcatcaaacaccaatacagaaatgagAAACTTTTAATGTTTACAGTTTGAATAATGTAAGTGACTATATATATGTTGTCTATAGTAATTTATGTAAttactggtaaaaaaaaaaaaagttacaaactaAAGGTACGTAAtagtaacaaagaatagtgtgaccaACCCTGCCTCTTACCATCATCATACGACAAGTTTTCATTAACAAaagcacatttttaaaaaaaaaatttccattACTACAACCACCATTATCTGTAACTTTCAAAACAGTTAAGTGCGCAGTTTTACTCTAGTGAAGGtagtgtttttcacattttttatagctgtgtatgtaaccttagacatcttacctggacatattggtagcTTTGCTCTTTGACCTCTTCACTGTTTCTCTtgaacggtacagtgtataacagtttcattcttatttggtgtatTTTGAGCTTTCCCTATACACAGTATGTGTTCACTAacaagtctaaaacaagacacctgcttagactttcagctgaaattgcaatcagcagtatTTGATAGGCACCGggctgaaatctattctgttttgaatgtgtggttaacagttttgacagcagtgtgttagcatttgaacaaattgCTGTAAATTTagtgttgtgcaggttgtggttaaagcCATGTTATAGGTGTGTAGAGTTCAagtaatgaaaaacaaacaagagtttggtccacatgaactgctgctgtgcagactgcggtcagagttttgcacatgtggctccagttgtgcccactgtcatttagcaatcggaaaaaaaccTGTAATGCAGTAAAATACTGCAACTCCTCTGcatgtttttctgtttaaaaGTTATTTATAGTCAGTGTTTATTGTCAAAGAGAAGGCAGTAAAAGGCAGGGCTCTTTGTTTTAAAGAACCAAATACAATATTATCTACCATAAAGTATCAGATCTCTTCAAGAAAACTTTAAGTGGTGCTAAGTCTTTAATAATACTgcaattgaatgtatttgtaaaatatataaacacatgAAATAGCTTTCACATATTTACTTTAATGTCCCAAGCACTTCTGAAACCAAACCTGCTAACTGGTACTAAATTGGGAAAATGTAGGTGCAATCATGTTGATTGTCTATTTCTTTACTGCTTGGCTTTACTAAGGGGAAAGTTACAAAGtattattactatttattttgggtgacatgacactgtaaagaaaggaaaaagtgGAGATGCAACCATTACTGGAACATTCCAGACCAATCCATCTTAAGCCTGTGTACAAACAGTAGCATTAATGCCAGCTTCAAATTACTACATGTAAACTCAAGAATGGGAGTAACCTCAAAGTATGACTAAAAGTGTGTCCCCTGTGAAATGTAAATGCCTTTCGGCAGAGTCTCTCTA
This window harbors:
- the LOC120574482 gene encoding BUB3-interacting and GLEBS motif-containing protein ZNF207-like isoform X3, coding for MGRKKKKQMKPWCWYCNRDFDDEKILIQHQKAKHFKCHICHKKLYTGPGLAIHCMQVHKETIDGVPNAIPGRTDIELEIYGMEGIPEKDMEERRRVLEQKNQETQKKKQNQDDSDEYDEDDEPGPSFQQPAAGQPQAGCIPPMTQPGMPPGSAASGIPPGSYSGIPPMMPGVPPMMPGMPPVMPGMPPGMIPMGGMMPPGPGMPPMMPGVPPGMPPPVGHRPGITHMAQANMLTRPAVPAATVPSGQPDVTKPLFPIAGQMGSRVASTSAGSSSADSQSASPKALFPVTSQSLQSGSPHPPSSTSSDPSKPTFPAYTQATVAVASTNAGSSTVSKPPSTVTSKPATLTTSSATSKLIHPDEDISLEELRAQLQRYQLSILRPGQNSAAAPSAGSVGGMMAPQQSSMRHSIPGQYGGPPQGLPGYMPGGMLPYGQAPPVVPPGYQGAPPRPPMGMRPSVMSPGARY
- the LOC120574482 gene encoding BUB3-interacting and GLEBS motif-containing protein ZNF207-like isoform X1, with the translated sequence MGRKKKKQMKPWCWYCNRDFDDEKILIQHQKAKHFKCHICHKKLYTGPGLAIHCMQVHKETIDGVPNAIPGRTDIELEIYGMEGIPEKDMEERRRVLEQKNQETQKKKQNQDDSDEYDEDDEPGPSFQQPAAGQPQAGCIPPMTQPGMPPGSAASGIPPGSYSGIPPMMPGVPPMMPGMPPVMPGMPPGMIPMGGMMPPGPGMPPMMPGVPPGMPPPVGHRPGITHMAQANMLTRPAVPAATVPSGQPDVTKPLFPIAGQSLQSGSPHPPSSTSSDPSKPTFPAYTQATVAVASTNAGSSTVSKPPSTVTSKPATLTTSSATSKLIHPDEDISLEELRAQLQRYQLSILRPGQNSAAAPSAGSVGGMMAPQQSSMRHSIPGQYGGPPQGLPGYMPGGMLPYGQAPPVVPPGYQGAPPRPPMGMRPSVMSPGARY
- the LOC120574482 gene encoding BUB3-interacting and GLEBS motif-containing protein ZNF207-like isoform X2, giving the protein MQVHKETIDGVPNAIPGRTDIELEIYGMEGIPEKDMEERRRVLEQKNQETQKKKQNQDDSDEYDEDDEPGPSFQQPAAGQPQAGCIPPMTQPGMPPGSAASGIPPGSYSGIPPMMPGVPPMMPGMPPVMPGMPPGMIPMGGMMPPGPGMPPMMPGVPPGMPPPVGHRPGITHMAQANMLTRPAVPAATVPSGQPDVTKPLFPIAGQSLQSGSPHPPSSTSSDPSKPTFPAYTQATVAVASTNAGSSTVSKPPSTVTSKPATLTTSSATSKLIHPDEDISLEELRAQLQRYQLSILRPGQNSAAAPSAGSVGGMMAPQQSSMRHSIPGQYGGPPQGLPGYMPGGMLPYGQAPPVVPPGYQGAPPRPPMGMRPSVMSPGARY